A section of the Roseivirga sp. BDSF3-8 genome encodes:
- a CDS encoding glycosyl hydrolase family 18 protein, with translation MKKHALLLVMLCACVLGGHSASAQETLKQQFDEYIDAKKPESPVVVESDNTSQEKAMSGVDTATMQAAITPDTVAISGEEADTAFIDQEGETVGLQADTTAFISRNLAVKERSSQEKDASEAEYDKQLYLTHNKAYKKIHKRDTTRSVFGWHPYWMGSAFKSYNFDILSTVAYFSYELNPATGGYYSIHNWRKTELIDSAHAHGCKVVLSVTNFGQNNNRKFLENRSAQQHFINNLITLLRERNGDGVNLDFENIPASQRTNLTNFIIDLSNSLTRQRKDYLITIALPAVDFGNVYNLPQLTKYVDMFVIMGYEYHGSNSKVAGPVAPLASGGKWGPFDLEKSVDAYLLSGVSPDKLILGLPYYGAEWTTKDLKFPSTVGRFVGNPTYRHIRQRHGEPRCCDDEISASAYYAYRNNGNQYRQIWYEDSTSLAKKYDYIIENKLGGVGIWALGYDHGYTDLWKLLAAKFTLQAPQKAQASSKALSRFSFRRIMYMAMRFINNPARFLSNPRPLLMIFGSLFGVSMFGFFMLYRFGCRLKRGTNLAVKGGVAFFIILMVAVVFIALQYTGVREIAYLLGGLLLGTIIFFAFSRRYLSEKDLP, from the coding sequence ATGAAAAAACACGCCCTGTTACTTGTTATGTTATGTGCTTGTGTGCTAGGGGGACACTCGGCTTCAGCTCAGGAAACACTCAAGCAACAATTTGACGAATACATAGACGCCAAAAAGCCGGAATCGCCGGTTGTGGTTGAGTCTGATAATACGAGTCAGGAAAAGGCTATGTCTGGTGTGGACACAGCTACCATGCAGGCAGCTATTACACCGGATACCGTTGCCATATCGGGTGAGGAGGCTGACACAGCATTTATTGACCAGGAAGGTGAAACGGTAGGTTTACAGGCAGATACCACGGCTTTTATAAGTAGGAACCTTGCAGTAAAGGAACGATCTTCTCAAGAGAAGGATGCTTCTGAGGCAGAATATGACAAACAGCTTTATCTTACACATAATAAAGCCTATAAGAAAATTCACAAAAGAGATACCACCCGTAGCGTCTTCGGCTGGCACCCCTATTGGATGGGATCAGCTTTCAAAAGCTATAATTTTGATATTCTTTCTACAGTTGCGTATTTCAGTTACGAACTTAACCCAGCTACTGGGGGCTATTACTCCATACATAACTGGCGTAAAACAGAGTTAATTGATTCAGCTCATGCCCATGGCTGTAAGGTTGTACTCAGTGTCACAAATTTCGGTCAGAATAATAACCGCAAATTTCTCGAAAACCGTAGTGCCCAGCAGCATTTCATCAATAATCTCATCACTTTATTGCGGGAACGGAATGGTGACGGTGTGAATCTTGATTTTGAAAATATTCCGGCCTCACAACGTACTAACCTCACGAACTTTATCATAGACCTTTCTAATAGCCTTACCCGGCAGCGGAAAGACTACCTTATAACGATAGCCCTTCCGGCTGTTGATTTCGGTAATGTCTACAACCTTCCTCAGCTAACTAAATATGTAGATATGTTCGTGATCATGGGATATGAATACCATGGTTCTAACAGTAAAGTTGCCGGACCTGTGGCACCTCTTGCATCGGGAGGGAAGTGGGGGCCTTTTGACCTTGAAAAATCAGTTGACGCATACCTGTTGTCAGGCGTATCTCCGGATAAGCTTATCCTAGGTCTTCCCTATTATGGAGCTGAGTGGACAACCAAAGACCTTAAATTCCCCAGTACAGTAGGACGCTTTGTTGGTAATCCTACTTACCGGCACATTAGGCAACGCCATGGTGAGCCACGTTGCTGTGACGATGAGATCAGCGCATCTGCTTATTACGCCTACAGGAATAATGGCAATCAGTATCGGCAGATATGGTATGAAGACAGCACGTCGTTAGCTAAAAAATACGACTACATTATTGAAAATAAGCTTGGAGGGGTTGGGATATGGGCTCTTGGCTATGACCATGGATATACAGATTTGTGGAAGCTGCTTGCTGCTAAGTTTACACTTCAGGCCCCTCAAAAGGCACAGGCTTCCTCTAAGGCTCTGAGCAGATTTTCATTCCGTCGAATAATGTATATGGCAATGCGATTCATAAATAACCCCGCACGCTTTCTGTCTAACCCCAGACCACTGCTAATGATTTTCGGTAGTCTGTTTGGTGTAAGTATGTTCGGGTTTTTTATGCTGTATCGTTTTGGGTGCCGTCTCAAGCGTGGCACTAACCTGGCAGTGAAGGGTGGCGTAGCCTTCTTTATTATCCTTATGGTAGCAGTTGTATTTATCGCTTTACAGTACACGGGCGTAAGAGAAATTGCGTATTTACTCGGTGGACTGCTGTTGGGGACTATAATATTCTTCGCTTTCAGCCGACGGTACCTTTCAGAAAAGGATTTGCCCTGA
- a CDS encoding DUF4255 domain-containing protein: MIHSALSSTADRLNEYLRNRFAQSEDKVIMSSLVNQDGSVAVTENDRIILTMVNLQQETVTQRSIAADGPNRPVNLNIFLLFSAYFSEGNYVEALKFLSAIIGFFQAHKVLNHQNTPDLDQDIDKLVFEIVNQDLQNQSHLWGMMGGKYLPSILYKVRMVTIQEGMFGGEIPNITGFGQKSLL; the protein is encoded by the coding sequence ATGATTCATTCTGCATTATCTTCTACAGCTGATCGTCTAAATGAGTATCTTAGGAATCGTTTTGCTCAAAGCGAGGATAAGGTAATCATGTCGAGCCTGGTAAATCAGGATGGCAGCGTGGCTGTAACTGAAAATGACAGGATCATTCTTACCATGGTTAACCTGCAGCAAGAAACGGTTACTCAGCGATCAATCGCTGCTGACGGCCCTAACAGACCGGTTAATCTTAATATATTCCTACTGTTCTCAGCCTATTTCAGTGAAGGGAACTATGTAGAAGCGCTGAAATTTCTTTCGGCTATCATAGGTTTTTTTCAGGCACATAAGGTGCTCAATCATCAGAATACTCCAGACCTTGATCAGGATATTGATAAACTGGTTTTTGAAATTGTAAACCAAGACTTACAAAACCAGAGTCATCTCTGGGGAATGATGGGCGGCAAATACTTGCCTAGCATTTTATATAAAGTTAGAATGGTTACTATTCAGGAAGGTATGTTCGGTGGTGAAATACCTAACATAACAGGTTTCGGTCAAAAATCCCTCCTATAA
- a CDS encoding phage tail sheath family protein: MATSLATPGVYIEEKNAFPNSVAGIPTAIPAFIGYTEKVSRNGQSLINKPVRISSLAEYHATFGGAFRNTFSIKPATGEEFDFELDGNTYQLAPDHESPFIFYNSIRLFFANGGSTCYIVSAGAYYSNETVANKSASSGANSGKDDKSGKGNDKSAAAAASSPTTTTVRKANTISKKSLENGITALISEEEPTMLVIPEAVMLEEADCSALQQAMLMHCGFKMRNRFAILDVYNGTQSRTYDETDVITRFRNNIGMNQLNYGAAYYPWVLTSIVQNDEVSYSNISNLDVLEQVLNKEADTNADNPKKAEEIKNEIKKLKDSNTNEESLSQTLKVISPTFKNILDRVKQNLNILPPSAGMAGIYSMVDNSRGVWKAPANVGYSNVISPVVKLTHDDQEDLNVTVSGKSVNAIRSFIGEGTVVWGARTLDGNSQDWRYINVRRTLIFIEQSIKYAAKTYVYEANASNTWVLVKSMISSFLNDLWKQGGLVGTNPGDAYEVQVGLGSTMTPNDVLDGVMRITVKVAVSRPAEFIVITFQQKQQES, encoded by the coding sequence ATGGCAACATCTTTAGCTACTCCCGGGGTATACATCGAGGAGAAAAATGCCTTCCCTAACTCGGTGGCAGGCATTCCCACGGCTATCCCCGCCTTTATCGGTTATACCGAGAAGGTGTCCCGGAACGGACAGAGCTTAATCAACAAACCGGTACGCATCAGCTCTCTTGCTGAATACCACGCTACATTCGGTGGTGCGTTCCGTAACACATTTAGCATCAAGCCCGCAACCGGTGAAGAGTTTGATTTTGAGTTAGATGGCAACACTTACCAGCTAGCTCCGGATCATGAGTCACCTTTCATTTTCTATAACAGCATCCGTCTGTTCTTTGCCAATGGCGGCAGCACGTGCTACATCGTTTCTGCTGGTGCATACTACAGCAACGAAACTGTAGCTAACAAGTCTGCTTCTTCAGGTGCAAACTCAGGAAAAGACGACAAAAGTGGAAAAGGAAACGACAAGTCGGCTGCAGCAGCTGCTTCATCTCCTACAACAACCACTGTTCGTAAGGCTAATACCATCAGTAAAAAATCTCTTGAAAATGGTATCACTGCCCTTATTAGCGAGGAAGAGCCTACAATGCTTGTGATTCCTGAGGCAGTAATGCTGGAAGAAGCCGACTGCTCTGCCCTTCAGCAGGCCATGCTTATGCATTGTGGCTTCAAAATGAGGAACCGTTTCGCTATCCTTGATGTGTATAACGGGACTCAGTCTCGTACTTATGACGAAACAGATGTAATTACGCGTTTCCGTAACAATATCGGAATGAATCAGCTCAACTATGGTGCTGCTTACTATCCCTGGGTACTTACCTCTATCGTACAGAACGACGAAGTTAGCTATTCTAACATTTCTAACCTTGACGTACTAGAGCAGGTACTGAACAAAGAAGCTGATACAAATGCTGACAATCCCAAGAAGGCTGAAGAAATCAAAAACGAAATCAAGAAGCTTAAGGACAGCAACACAAATGAGGAAAGCCTTTCTCAGACACTGAAGGTTATCAGCCCTACTTTCAAGAATATTCTTGACAGAGTAAAGCAGAACCTTAATATTCTTCCTCCAAGTGCAGGTATGGCAGGCATCTACTCAATGGTGGACAACAGCCGCGGCGTGTGGAAAGCTCCTGCTAATGTAGGATACAGCAACGTTATCTCACCTGTAGTGAAACTTACTCACGACGACCAGGAAGACCTTAACGTAACTGTATCGGGTAAGTCTGTAAATGCTATCCGTTCATTTATTGGTGAAGGAACAGTTGTTTGGGGTGCCAGAACCCTAGATGGCAACAGCCAGGACTGGAGATATATAAACGTTCGCCGTACACTCATCTTCATTGAGCAGTCTATTAAATATGCTGCGAAGACCTATGTGTATGAAGCCAATGCCAGCAATACCTGGGTACTTGTTAAAAGTATGATTTCCTCTTTCCTGAACGATCTTTGGAAGCAAGGTGGCCTTGTGGGTACTAACCCCGGCGACGCTTACGAAGTACAGGTTGGTCTGGGAAGCACTATGACCCCTAATGATGTACTAGACGGTGTCATGAGAATCACAGTGAAGGTGGCCGTAAGCCGTCCTGCTGAATTTATCGTGATCACATTCCAGCAAAAGCAGCAGGAATCATAA
- a CDS encoding phage tail protein, with protein MAEEIWPIPKFHFSVEWAGNEVGFQEVSGLEMETQFIEYRAGNDADLVTKKVPGLKKNGNITLKKGMFRGDNLFWDWFMDVQTNPERRETVTITLMDEEASPVVVWTVVNAFPVKVTGPDLKSDANEIAIESIELAHEGITQEAA; from the coding sequence ATGGCAGAAGAAATTTGGCCAATTCCTAAGTTTCACTTCTCAGTAGAGTGGGCAGGAAATGAAGTAGGTTTTCAGGAAGTTTCCGGTCTGGAAATGGAAACCCAGTTTATTGAGTATCGTGCAGGAAACGATGCTGACCTCGTGACTAAGAAAGTACCTGGTCTCAAGAAAAATGGTAACATTACGCTTAAGAAGGGTATGTTCCGTGGCGACAATCTATTCTGGGATTGGTTCATGGACGTTCAGACTAACCCTGAGCGTCGTGAAACTGTAACTATCACACTGATGGACGAAGAAGCCAGCCCTGTGGTAGTGTGGACTGTAGTTAATGCTTTCCCTGTGAAAGTTACAGGTCCGGATCTCAAATCAGATGCCAACGAGATAGCTATAGAGTCTATCGAACTTGCTCACGAAGGAATCACTCAGGAAGCTGCTTAA
- a CDS encoding phage tail protein, with amino-acid sequence MPGYIPPVGFRFDVRVVDKLEAAFTASASMGITDDVDGSFQDVAGISVEYPTESYQAGGENRYVYQLPQPAKYSKLVLKRGLVTDFSNLSDWCQETFESNLGKILTKTLVVSLLGESGMPVMVWYFTNAYPVKWEASNFNSMDNKIVVETLEVVYQRFESISMDNALTGAVGSMSSGLGF; translated from the coding sequence ATGCCTGGATATATACCTCCCGTTGGGTTTAGATTTGACGTACGCGTGGTTGATAAACTTGAGGCTGCTTTTACAGCGTCTGCCTCTATGGGTATCACAGACGATGTGGATGGTAGTTTTCAGGATGTAGCAGGTATTTCAGTTGAGTATCCTACTGAATCATATCAGGCAGGCGGGGAAAACCGGTACGTGTACCAGTTACCCCAGCCTGCTAAATATTCCAAACTTGTACTCAAGAGAGGGCTGGTTACTGACTTCTCTAATCTTTCAGATTGGTGTCAGGAAACCTTTGAAAGCAACCTTGGGAAAATTCTTACCAAAACTCTTGTAGTAAGTTTGCTCGGAGAGTCAGGAATGCCCGTAATGGTATGGTATTTCACAAACGCATACCCTGTTAAGTGGGAGGCTTCTAACTTCAATTCCATGGACAATAAAATTGTGGTGGAAACATTGGAGGTTGTATACCAACGCTTTGAGAGTATAAGTATGGACAATGCACTGACAGGTGCGGTGGGTAGTATGTCTTCCGGCCTTGGATTCTAA
- a CDS encoding DUF5908 family protein, producing MTLQIKELSVKIKVTEESHLHTAARNAALSFTKEDKDQLIEECIERVLEKLELQNQR from the coding sequence ATGACCCTTCAGATTAAAGAACTTTCAGTTAAGATAAAGGTGACAGAAGAGTCCCATTTGCATACTGCTGCAAGAAACGCGGCTCTGTCATTTACTAAAGAAGATAAGGATCAGCTCATAGAAGAGTGTATTGAACGAGTCCTGGAAAAGCTTGAATTACAAAATCAAAGATAA
- a CDS encoding LysM peptidoglycan-binding domain-containing protein: MASFGKLAGMATGATGEDKFIKLKIVGYQDPTRQKKHKEYEVFLNPNQITQNHTVVFAQEEALGSTAPENKFNKTGPQTLGFTLLLDGTGATGEIIEVGEHIAKFKDAAYNYIGETHETPYLKVTYGSHIEFNGRLQTLNITYEMFKPNGDPLRAKLLCNFTTAEDRKTNVKKNSANSPDLSHLVTVKEGDNLPMMCERVYGDSTKYLDVARINNLVNFRNLKPGTELLFPPIR, from the coding sequence ATGGCTAGTTTTGGCAAGCTCGCAGGTATGGCGACCGGTGCAACCGGTGAGGATAAGTTCATCAAGCTGAAAATAGTAGGCTATCAGGATCCCACTCGTCAGAAAAAACATAAGGAGTACGAAGTATTTCTTAACCCTAATCAAATCACCCAAAATCATACGGTAGTTTTTGCTCAGGAGGAAGCCCTGGGTTCTACAGCACCTGAAAATAAGTTTAATAAGACAGGGCCCCAAACCCTCGGTTTTACACTTTTACTTGACGGTACAGGTGCCACTGGTGAAATCATCGAAGTGGGTGAACACATCGCAAAGTTTAAGGATGCCGCTTATAATTACATAGGTGAAACCCATGAAACTCCCTATCTAAAAGTTACTTACGGCTCGCATATAGAGTTTAACGGGCGCTTACAGACCCTGAACATTACCTATGAAATGTTTAAGCCTAACGGAGATCCACTCCGTGCTAAATTACTCTGTAACTTTACCACTGCTGAAGACAGAAAAACTAATGTCAAAAAAAACTCGGCAAACTCACCTGACCTCTCACATTTGGTAACGGTGAAAGAGGGGGATAACCTGCCGATGATGTGCGAGAGGGTATATGGTGACAGTACTAAATACCTTGATGTGGCTCGCATAAACAACCTTGTAAACTTTCGCAACCTTAAACCCGGAACGGAGCTTTTGTTCCCTCCGATAAGATAA
- the vgrG gene encoding type VI secretion system tip protein VgrG, whose translation MAAKSIVSEVSGVVTQIIKVDGKDLPLYYGIRTIHVLKEINKISSARIEFIDGSISSVDSFEISNKGNLIPGKEIEIQLGYQSKNKTVFKGIIVKHGLKVNKRGESILTVECKHPAVKMTMGRKNAVYTEKKDADIIKEVAQKHSVTAKVGTTADAFGDVVQHYTTDWDFIMMRAEIHGLVTICKDDGSIELAEPDPTAAAKIKVMPNDTLLAFQAEMDARTQYPKVSCASWDLQDQKVLSKSISSAKEVKAGMTDSKKLSSALGLEDYLIQTAGVLPMPYLQNYSTSKLQRSKLARIRGKITMYGYSDIHPGETIELEGMSEQFNGVCYIGGIEHTLTGGDWKMDVHLGLSQGSYAEETNQIDSPPASGMFSGMPGLATGLVKKIDQDPDGHFRVQVTIPTLVQDNMPVWARMGHFYATKESGLFFMPEIGDEVILGFINEDPMNPVILGSLYSKSKNPPLVPEEGNNIKALVTRSQCKISFDEEKKIIQIETPGGNIMTMDDDQKFIKLVDSNKNEVLMSDSGISLTTEKDVVISAKGNITMEAKGNIESKATGDLTAEGMNVQLKGSAKFAAEGPQAEVKGSAQTVIKGGMVMIN comes from the coding sequence ATGGCTGCAAAATCAATTGTTTCTGAAGTCTCCGGAGTAGTAACCCAGATAATAAAGGTAGATGGAAAAGATCTTCCCCTTTATTATGGAATCCGCACTATTCATGTTCTCAAGGAGATAAACAAGATAAGCAGTGCCAGAATAGAATTTATTGACGGTAGTATCTCATCCGTTGATAGCTTTGAAATCAGCAATAAGGGTAATCTTATTCCTGGAAAAGAAATTGAAATCCAGCTTGGCTACCAAAGTAAAAACAAGACTGTATTTAAAGGTATCATCGTTAAGCATGGCCTTAAAGTAAATAAAAGAGGCGAATCCATCCTGACAGTAGAGTGTAAGCACCCCGCTGTTAAAATGACGATGGGACGTAAAAATGCGGTTTACACTGAAAAAAAGGATGCTGACATTATAAAAGAAGTAGCCCAGAAGCATAGTGTAACAGCGAAGGTAGGTACTACAGCAGATGCCTTTGGCGATGTAGTTCAGCACTATACTACGGACTGGGATTTCATTATGATGCGAGCCGAGATACATGGGCTCGTTACCATCTGCAAAGATGACGGATCTATTGAACTGGCAGAGCCTGACCCTACCGCTGCAGCCAAAATAAAGGTCATGCCTAATGACACCCTGCTTGCCTTTCAAGCAGAAATGGATGCCCGTACGCAATACCCCAAGGTTAGTTGTGCAAGCTGGGATTTACAGGACCAAAAAGTGCTTTCGAAAAGCATTTCAAGTGCAAAGGAAGTAAAAGCCGGCATGACCGATAGCAAAAAACTATCCAGTGCGCTTGGATTGGAGGATTATCTGATCCAGACGGCAGGAGTACTGCCAATGCCTTATCTCCAAAATTACTCCACATCCAAGCTGCAGCGAAGTAAACTGGCAAGGATAAGAGGCAAAATTACCATGTATGGGTATTCGGACATTCACCCCGGCGAGACTATCGAACTGGAAGGAATGTCTGAGCAATTCAATGGGGTGTGCTACATAGGCGGTATTGAGCATACGCTAACCGGGGGTGATTGGAAGATGGATGTTCACCTCGGTCTTTCCCAGGGGTCATATGCAGAAGAGACCAATCAAATCGATTCCCCTCCGGCTTCAGGCATGTTCTCAGGTATGCCAGGACTTGCAACCGGGTTGGTTAAAAAAATTGACCAGGACCCGGATGGCCATTTCAGGGTGCAGGTTACCATCCCCACTTTAGTGCAGGATAATATGCCTGTTTGGGCCAGGATGGGACACTTCTATGCTACTAAAGAATCGGGTCTTTTTTTTATGCCGGAAATAGGAGACGAGGTTATTCTGGGATTCATTAACGAAGACCCGATGAACCCTGTCATACTTGGTAGCCTGTATAGTAAAAGTAAAAACCCTCCCCTGGTACCTGAAGAAGGTAATAATATAAAAGCATTGGTTACAAGAAGCCAGTGCAAGATCAGTTTTGATGAAGAAAAGAAGATCATTCAGATTGAAACGCCCGGCGGGAATATCATGACGATGGATGATGATCAGAAATTTATCAAACTGGTAGATAGTAATAAAAATGAAGTGCTGATGTCTGACAGTGGCATCAGCCTTACTACCGAAAAAGACGTAGTTATCTCAGCAAAAGGAAATATCACGATGGAGGCGAAAGGCAATATTGAGTCTAAAGCTACCGGTGATCTTACCGCCGAAGGTATGAATGTCCAATTGAAAGGCAGTGCCAAATTTGCTGCGGAAGGACCGCAGGCAGAAGTAAAAGGAAGCGCCCAGACCGTCATTAAAGGCGGTATGGTGATGATAAACTAG
- a CDS encoding PAAR domain-containing protein, which produces MPSAARIGDMHTCPMQTPGTPPIPHVGGPVMMGAPTVLIGGMPAACLGDTCTCVGPPDTIAKGSATVMIGGKPAARMGDTTAHGGSIVVGCPTVQIGG; this is translated from the coding sequence ATGCCCTCTGCTGCAAGAATAGGAGATATGCACACCTGCCCTATGCAAACGCCGGGTACACCCCCCATTCCCCATGTGGGTGGACCTGTAATGATGGGTGCACCTACCGTGCTCATCGGAGGGATGCCGGCTGCCTGTCTGGGGGATACGTGCACTTGTGTTGGTCCACCGGATACTATCGCCAAAGGATCGGCTACTGTAATGATCGGCGGCAAACCTGCTGCCAGGATGGGCGATACCACTGCACATGGGGGCTCAATTGTGGTGGGTTGCCCTACAGTACAAATAGGAGGATAA